A window of the Cannabis sativa cultivar Pink pepper isolate KNU-18-1 chromosome X, ASM2916894v1, whole genome shotgun sequence genome harbors these coding sequences:
- the LOC115702756 gene encoding agamous-like MADS-box protein AGL11, producing the protein MGRGKLPLKLIPKEKARRITFLKRRSGLIKKAYELSTLCDVKVCLIVKDLTNQPSNPIVTWPENPHKVKSLINDYKNAMVKKPPSKRLHTMQDFVNERLEKVNSEIEKLSVVSQSQTSSSSKSKAIVIDNNESGNNLSMFVLDNKIEELKQRMRHLIHLYDYNHNVQYYSPNDLTHHHHYFHHNHQMPWIYGQPSSQTVSFDVHNNNYGSFTKLLNSDDYGIDDQYYNNTNLLLEDQGDQHNNNINVLESGEGVEGMHQNDQNEMMLFDNPLMPLQQQNYNVSQPLLPLMPSSAAETTHEWHNYNQTDSTMGFFPTW; encoded by the coding sequence ATGGGACGTGGAAAATTACCATTGAAATTGATACCGAAGGAAAAAGCAAGAAGAATAACATTtttgaagagaagaagtggGCTAATCAAGAAGGCTTATGAATTAAGCACACTTTGTGATGTTAAAGTTTGCTTAATAGTAAAAGATTTGACCAATCAACCTTCAAATCCAATAGTCACATGGCCAGAGAATCCTCACAAAGTAAAGTCTCTAATAAATGATTACAAAAATGCCATGGTGAAGAAACCACCATCAAAAAGACTCCATACAATGCAAGATTTCGTCAACGAAAGACTCGAGAAAGTCAACtcagaaattgagaaattaagtGTTGTGTCTCAATCTcaaacttcttcttcttcaaaatcAAAGGCTATTGTCATTGATAATAATGAAAGTGGTAACAATCTTTCTATGTTTGTTTTGGATAATAAAATTGAAGAATTGAAACAGAGAATGAGACATTTGATTCATCTCTACGATTACAACCATAATGTTCAATACTATTCTCCTAATGATCTTACTCATCATCACCACTATTTTCACCACAACCATCAAATGCCTTGGATTTATGGTCAGCCAAGCTCTCAAACGGTGTCGTTTGATGTtcacaacaacaattatggctCTTTCACTAAGCTGTTGAACTCTGATGATTATGGTAttgatgatcaatactataaTAATACTAATCTTCTTCTAGAAGATCAAGGTGATCAACATAACAACAACATTAATGTGTTGGAATCTGGAGAAGGAGTTGAGGGTATGCACCAAAATGATCAGAATGAAATGATGTTGTTTGATAATCCTCTTATGCCTTTACAACAACAAAATTACAATGTGAGCCAACCACTGCTGCCATTGATGCCTAGCTCAGCTGCTGAAACTACTCATGAATGGCATAATTACAATCAGACTGATTCCACTATGGGATTTTTCCCTACATGGTGA